The following is a genomic window from Sulfitobacter pontiacus.
CCAGCAGAGCGGAGGAGAGTGCGGCATAATCCGACCGTACGGTCATATCCGCCGCCAGATCAGAGTTGGTGACCAAGGCACCTATGCGCAGCCCGCCGTCGCGGGTTGGGGTGATCTGTTTGAGGGCCAAACGCGAGATATCGACCAGCCGGTCCGGGGTCATCACCTCTAGCTTCATAAGGTCCAGCAGATTGGTGCCCCCGGCGATGATCGTGGCATCTGGGGTGCCGGTGACATCGCTATTCGCACCGGCGCGGATGTAATCGAACTGTTTCATGACTGCCCCTTCGCCGTTTCGCGGATCGCATCGACAATGTTGGGGTAGGCGGCGCAGCGACAAATATTACCGGACATCCGCTCTGATATCTCGTCGTCGGTCAGCTCGGGCGAGGCTGTCAGACTGCCGGATACGTTAGAGGGCCAGCCGGCTTTGAACTCTTCGAGCATGGCGGTGGCTGAGCAGATCTGACCCGGTGTGCAATAGCCGCACTGGAAACCGTCGTGTTTGACAAAGTTCTGCTGCATGTCAGACAGGTTGCGTTCGTCGCCCAGACCCTCGATCGTGGTGATCTCGTCGCCGTCATGCATACAGGCGAGCGTCAGGCAGGAATTGATGCGGCGGCCGTTGACCATGACGGTGCAGGCACCGCATTGGCCGTGGTCGCAGCCCTTTTTGGTGCCGGTGAGGTTCAGGTGGTTGCGCAGCGCATCCAGCAGCGACGTGCGGGTGTCGGCGTCAAGACTATGGTCTTCGCCGTTAACGGTCAGTGTCGTCTTCATGAGGAGGGGGCCCTTTGTCTTGTGACATCTATGAAGAAGAACCCCCGCCAGCGGGTCAGGGTTCCGCTATGGGAAGGTTGCTTTCGTCGTTTGGACGTAGGGCGGCCTCTGCCACGTCGTCGCGGGCGCGGCCCAGTAGCCAATCGCGGACATGGGCGGCACCGCTTGGGGAGCCTTGCCGTGGGGACAAAAGGTAAAACCCGCTACCACCGCTCAATGCGCCTTCAATCGGTTGCACCAGCCGTTTCGCACGCAGATCACGCTGGACAAGAAACCGGTTGGCAAGGGCGATCCCCTGACCGGCAAGCGCCGCATCAAGGCTAAGCGTCGTCTGGTTGAACCGCAGACCTCGCGCCGTCGGGACATCGCGCCCAAAGGCCGTTTTGATGAACTGCGGCCAAAGATCGTGCGTGTCATGCAGCAGTGTCGCCACTGCGATACCTGCCGCGTCCATCGGCGTGTTCAGCGCTTCTGCCAAATGGGGGGCGCAGACGGCGACGATCTGCTGCTCGAACAACAGATCAGCGCGCAGGCTCGCCCCGAACGGCGGATTGCCCTGCCGCACGGCAAGGTCGATACCATCCGCGTGAAAGCTGGACACTCTTTCGGTCGCGGTGATGCGCAGATCAATGCCGGGGTGCGCTTGGGTAAAGGCAGCCAGTCGGGGGATCAGCCATTTCGACGCAAAGGTCGGGGTGACACTGATCGTGACGTGGGACGGCGCGGTGCGCAGCGCATCTGTTGCATCGGCCATCTGGTCGAAGGCGCGGGAAATCGCGATGTGATAGGCGCGCCCCTCTTCGGTAAAGGCCAACCCGCGCGGCTCTCTGAGAAAGAGACGCAGGTTCAGGTGGTCTTCTAGCCCGCGCACCTGTTGGGCCACGGCACCTTGAGTCACGCCCAATTCATCAGCTGCGGCGCGAAAGGTAAGATGGCGGCCCGCCGCTGCAAAGGCGCGCAGCCCGTTCAGAGGGGGGAGGTCGTTCGAGGTCGGCACAGTAGAAATCCTATCGTCATGCAGCAGTATGTCTGGCTGGTCGAAGCATTGCAAAGCGCTTACCTGCTGTGAAGCAGACGCGCTAGCGCTGTCTAACACATATAGGAGGCAAACGTCATGAGTGTAGAAAAAGTAGCGTTAATCACAGCGGGCGGCAGCGGCATGGGGGCAGGGGCTGCCAAAAAGCTTGCCGCCGATGGGTTCAAGGTCGCGATCCTGTCGTCCTCTGGCAAAGGCGAAGCACTGGCCAAAGAGCTTGGCGGCTTCGGTGTCACCGGCACCAACCAGTCGGTTGATGATCTGGCGCAATTGGTCGATGGCGCTATGGAGCGGTGGGGGCGCGTGGATGTGCTGGTGAACTCGGCCGGTCACGGACCCAAGGGCGACATCTTGGAGATGACGGATGACGATTGGCATCAGGGCATGGACGTGTACCTGATGAACGTGATCCGACCCACGCGACTGGTGACCCCGATCATGGCAGCACAGGGCGGCGGCGCGATCATCAACATCTCTACCTTCGCGGCGTTCGAGCCCGACCCGCTATTCCCCACATCAGGGATTTTCCGCGCGGGGCTTGCAGGGTTCGCCAAGCTTTACGCCGATCAATACGCAGACAAGAACATCCGCATGAACAATGTCTTGCCGGGGTTCATCGACAGCCTGCCCGAAACAGACGACCGCCGCGCGCGCATCCCCATGGGCCGGTATGGCACCGAGGCAGAGGTCTCCTCCCTCATCGGGTGGTTGGCGTCCGACCAAGGCGGCTATGTCACCGGTCAGAACTGGCGCATCGACGGAGGGCTGACCCGTGCCGTCTGATCTGATTGCCTTGCGCAGCAGCACCCGACTTGCGTTCTGGATCAAATGGGCCGCGTCGATCGTGCAGATCCTCGGATACGCCGCAACGGGATTCGGCTGGACGCCATGGAACCTCTATCTGTTCATCGTCGGCGTCATCGGTTGGTTCATCGTGGGCACCCTGTGGAATGACAGGGCGATCATGCTGATCCACCTTGTCGCACTGGGGTCGATGATGGTTGGCATGGCCAGCCAATAGCGCGTTTGGCATCGCCCCTGCTGGCCGCATCGCCACCTGAGTATGTGAAGCCGTTGGGGCCATGCTAGCTACACAGACTTAAGACCCCTCCCCAAGGGTTCTTTATGCTGCCGCTCGGCCACCTTGGGTGGCTGGGTACGGCAGAGACTTCGAGGGGGGCGGGTGCCCCTGATCTCTTTCGGATGGTTTACCGCGACCAATGCCTATCTCCGGTAGCTCTCATCACCTCTGTCTCCCGTCGAGAACGAAGATTAGCCTGCTTGGGTATCGATCACGCTGGGGCGGAAACGGGGGCAATAATACCACCACCGGATGGGCCAAGTGCTTACGCT
Proteins encoded in this region:
- a CDS encoding 2Fe-2S iron-sulfur cluster-binding protein, which gives rise to MKTTLTVNGEDHSLDADTRTSLLDALRNHLNLTGTKKGCDHGQCGACTVMVNGRRINSCLTLACMHDGDEITTIEGLGDERNLSDMQQNFVKHDGFQCGYCTPGQICSATAMLEEFKAGWPSNVSGSLTASPELTDDEISERMSGNICRCAAYPNIVDAIRETAKGQS
- a CDS encoding LysR substrate-binding domain-containing protein; this translates as MPTSNDLPPLNGLRAFAAAGRHLTFRAAADELGVTQGAVAQQVRGLEDHLNLRLFLREPRGLAFTEEGRAYHIAISRAFDQMADATDALRTAPSHVTISVTPTFASKWLIPRLAAFTQAHPGIDLRITATERVSSFHADGIDLAVRQGNPPFGASLRADLLFEQQIVAVCAPHLAEALNTPMDAAGIAVATLLHDTHDLWPQFIKTAFGRDVPTARGLRFNQTTLSLDAALAGQGIALANRFLVQRDLRAKRLVQPIEGALSGGSGFYLLSPRQGSPSGAAHVRDWLLGRARDDVAEAALRPNDESNLPIAEP
- a CDS encoding SDR family oxidoreductase, with the protein product MSVEKVALITAGGSGMGAGAAKKLAADGFKVAILSSSGKGEALAKELGGFGVTGTNQSVDDLAQLVDGAMERWGRVDVLVNSAGHGPKGDILEMTDDDWHQGMDVYLMNVIRPTRLVTPIMAAQGGGAIINISTFAAFEPDPLFPTSGIFRAGLAGFAKLYADQYADKNIRMNNVLPGFIDSLPETDDRRARIPMGRYGTEAEVSSLIGWLASDQGGYVTGQNWRIDGGLTRAV
- a CDS encoding DUF6552 family protein, with the translated sequence MPSDLIALRSSTRLAFWIKWAASIVQILGYAATGFGWTPWNLYLFIVGVIGWFIVGTLWNDRAIMLIHLVALGSMMVGMASQ